The Juglans microcarpa x Juglans regia isolate MS1-56 chromosome 2S, Jm3101_v1.0, whole genome shotgun sequence genome has a window encoding:
- the LOC121251680 gene encoding putative pectinesterase 63, which translates to MSLKLTHLATLVPFLATLLVLQLVPTTLCDANQMVATDPESKLDAWIALNKKEYDEASKHILSDNSLIASLSKAPMKIIKVRKDGAGNFKTVTEAVSSIPSGNSDRVIIYIYGGEYREKVVVDRSKPFVTFYGQPGKMPTIIYDGTAKKYGTWKSATVAIESDNFMAVNIIFQNSSPKPDPTKSDGQAVALRISGDKAAFYGCRFIGFQDTLCDDVGRHLFQSCYIEGSVDFIFGNGKSIYKDTTIKSVAENLGVIAAQDMNGQSGDSGFVFDHCKIQGTGDMYLGRAWRETSRVVFAYTYMGNNINSGGWMKSQHQKNVFYGEYQCTGPGSSSSNRKFGKILSDDEVKPFLSTTFIGGSEWLVPIPKIA; encoded by the exons ATGTCTTTGAAATTAACACATTTGGCAACTCTGGTACCGTTTCTAGCCACACTGCTCGTTCTCCAGCTTGTCCCAACAACTTTATGCGATGCCAACCAGATGGTGGCAACGGATCCAGAGTCAAAGCTAGACGCATGGATTGCACTAAACAAGAAAGAGTACGATGAGGCTTCAAAGCACATCCTTTCCGACAACTCCCTAATCGCATCCCTTAGCAAAGCTCCGATGAAGATCATCAAGGTCAGAAAAGATGGTGCCGGAAATTTCAAGACGGTGACCGAGGCCGTTAGCAGCATTCCGTCGGGAAATTCAGACcgagtgattatatatatttatggtgGTGAGTACAGGGAAAAGGTAGTTGTCGATAGGTCAAAGCCCTTCGTGACGTTCTATGGGCAACCGGGCAAAATGCCCACCATAATTTATGACGGTACGGCGAAGAAATATGGGACCTGGAAAAGCGCCACGGTGGCCATTGAGTCTGACAACTTCATGGCAGTCAATATTATCTTTCAG AATTCATCTCCAAAACCAGATCCCACAAAATCCGATGGACAAGCAGTGGCACTGAGGATATCTGGGGACAAGGCAGCATTCTACGGTTGCAGGTTCATAGGGTTCCAAGACACCTTGTGTGATGACGTGGGCAGGCATTTGTTTCAGAGCTGCTACATCGAGGGCAGTGTTGATTTCATATTTGGAAACGGAAAGTCCATCTACAAG GACACCACCATAAAATCGGTTGCAGAGAATTTGGGTGTGATCGCAGCACAAGATATGAATGGCCAATCAGGGGACAGCGGGTTTGTATTCGATCATTGCAAGATACAGGGGACTGGCGATATGTACCTTGGTCGAGCATGGAGGGAGACATCTCGGGTTGTATTTGCCTATACATACATGGGCAATAACATCAATAGTGGCGGTTGGATGAAGTCTCAGCACCAAAA GAATGTGTTTTATGGAGAGTACCAATGCACGGGCCCAGGCTCAAGTTCCTCCAACCGCAAATTTGGAAAGATTCTTTCCGACGATGAAGTCAAGCCCTTCTTGAGCACCACTTTCATCGGAGGAAGTGAATGGCTAGTTCCAATTCCAAAGATTGCTTAA